Proteins found in one Rhodobium gokarnense genomic segment:
- a CDS encoding LysR family transcriptional regulator, whose amino-acid sequence MLKENINDLIALATVAEERSFTRAAARLNVSQSALSHTIKGLEERIGLRLLTRTTRSVAPTLEGEDLLATINPCFEKIEARLQALNDRRAEPAGTVRIAATEYAIETLLWPKLSPVLKEYPSVNVEMVMDYGFTDLATSQCDAGVRYGEQVSDGMISVRIGPEERMICVGAPDYFADRGVPRTPQELDNHRCINLRLSTHGALYAWEFEDEKGQEIRVKVKGQTCFNTINPVLRAALDGHGLALVPERLAAADLAAGRLQICLDKYSPYFPGFHLYYPSRLRPSSAFEVVLGALRERG is encoded by the coding sequence ATGCTCAAAGAGAACATCAACGACCTGATCGCGCTGGCGACCGTCGCCGAGGAGCGCAGCTTCACCCGCGCCGCCGCGCGGCTGAACGTGTCGCAGTCGGCGCTCAGCCACACCATCAAGGGCCTGGAGGAGCGCATCGGCCTGAGGCTCCTGACCCGCACCACGCGCTCCGTCGCCCCGACGCTGGAGGGCGAGGACCTTCTCGCCACGATCAATCCGTGCTTCGAGAAGATCGAGGCGCGGCTTCAGGCATTGAACGACCGCCGCGCCGAGCCCGCCGGAACGGTCCGCATCGCCGCCACCGAATATGCCATCGAGACCCTGCTCTGGCCGAAGCTGTCGCCGGTCCTGAAGGAATACCCGTCCGTGAACGTCGAAATGGTCATGGACTACGGCTTCACCGACCTTGCCACCTCGCAGTGCGATGCGGGTGTGCGCTACGGCGAGCAGGTCAGCGACGGCATGATCTCCGTGCGCATCGGGCCGGAGGAACGCATGATCTGCGTCGGCGCCCCGGACTATTTCGCCGACAGGGGCGTGCCCCGGACGCCGCAGGAACTCGATAATCATCGATGCATCAATCTGCGCCTGTCCACCCACGGCGCCCTTTATGCCTGGGAGTTCGAGGACGAGAAGGGCCAGGAGATCCGCGTCAAGGTCAAGGGCCAGACCTGCTTCAACACGATCAATCCGGTGCTGCGCGCCGCCCTCGACGGGCACGGCCTCGCCCTGGTGCCCGAACGCCTCGCCGCCGCCGACCTTGCGGCCGGGCGCCTGCAGATCTGCCTCGACAAATATTCGCCCTACTTCCCCGGCTTCCATCTCTACTATCCGAGCCGGCTGCGGCCGTCCTCCGCCTTCGAGGTCGTGCTCGGCGCGCTGAGGGAGCGGGGATAG
- a CDS encoding carboxymuconolactone decarboxylase family protein, whose protein sequence is MKTHLAASVLMLMSSGAFAEDLGRTLPGEVGRVAPALEAYSNNALFGTVWQKDTLSARDRALVTFAALMTRHETEALGAHAALALDAGVTPAEISETITHLAFYTGWGNATAAATAVAPVFEERGVKAEDLPAVEPDLLPLDEEAEAKRQDFVSSTYGDVSKGIVDNTQQLLFLDLWLRPGLEPRDRSLVTVAALIAAGQPEQMTFHLNRAMDNGLSKEEAGAMLSHLAFYAGWPKVFSALPVAKEVFASRAE, encoded by the coding sequence ATGAAAACGCATCTCGCCGCCTCGGTCCTCATGCTGATGAGTTCCGGCGCCTTTGCCGAGGACCTCGGCCGCACCCTGCCCGGCGAGGTCGGCCGCGTCGCCCCCGCGCTCGAGGCCTATTCCAACAACGCCCTGTTCGGCACCGTCTGGCAGAAGGACACGCTGTCGGCGCGCGACCGCGCCCTCGTCACCTTCGCCGCCCTGATGACCCGGCACGAGACCGAGGCGCTCGGCGCCCATGCGGCGCTCGCGCTCGATGCCGGCGTCACCCCTGCGGAGATTTCCGAGACCATCACCCACCTTGCCTTCTACACCGGCTGGGGCAACGCCACCGCTGCGGCCACGGCCGTCGCCCCCGTCTTTGAGGAGCGCGGCGTCAAAGCGGAAGACCTGCCGGCGGTGGAGCCGGACCTTCTGCCGCTCGACGAGGAGGCCGAGGCCAAGCGCCAGGACTTCGTCTCCAGCACCTATGGCGACGTCAGCAAGGGCATTGTCGACAACACCCAGCAGCTCCTGTTCCTCGACCTCTGGCTGCGCCCGGGGCTCGAGCCGCGCGACCGCAGCCTCGTCACCGTCGCCGCGCTGATCGCCGCCGGCCAGCCGGAGCAGATGACCTTCCACCTCAACCGGGCGATGGACAACGGCCTCAGCAAGGAAGAGGCCGGCGCCATGCTCTCGCACCTTGCCTTCTATGCCGGCTGGCCGAAGGTCTTCTCCGCCCTTCCGGTCGCCAAGGAAGTCTTCGCCTCGCGCGCCGAATAA
- a CDS encoding Gfo/Idh/MocA family protein produces MTQGKIRVGIIGLKPGSSWAGVAHVPSLQALADDFVIAGVANSTLDSSKAAAAAIGIPNAFASADDLIASPEIDAVTVTITVPQHLAVVKAALEAGKHVYCEAPLGNGLEEAEEMAALARDKGLVAVVGLQARVAPEVFHLRKLLDDGYVGRVLSSSLSGWGGNWGQTTSNVARLGYLLDAANGATMLTIPLGHTLAALRDVLGDVTEVSALLDTRVSEVRSEDDGSMLAMTAPDQILVTARMESGTPLAIHYQGGMPNGTEGFVWDIHGTEGDIRITAPFGHGQMAKLSLAGAKTGAGALSPIEVPDACAEGLTADPVPGNVARNYARMARDIRTGSHSASTFEDGVGIQRLIDAIEESSRSGARVTLTPSNRALPLPE; encoded by the coding sequence GTGACACAGGGGAAAATCAGGGTCGGGATCATCGGCCTCAAGCCCGGTTCGAGCTGGGCCGGCGTCGCCCATGTCCCGTCGCTGCAGGCGCTGGCCGACGACTTCGTCATTGCCGGCGTCGCCAACAGCACTCTCGACAGCAGCAAGGCCGCTGCCGCGGCGATCGGCATCCCGAATGCCTTCGCCAGCGCCGATGACCTCATCGCGTCGCCGGAAATCGATGCCGTCACCGTGACGATCACGGTGCCGCAACACCTTGCCGTGGTGAAGGCGGCGCTCGAGGCCGGAAAGCACGTCTATTGCGAGGCACCGCTCGGCAACGGGCTGGAAGAGGCCGAAGAGATGGCCGCGCTTGCCCGCGACAAGGGCCTCGTCGCCGTCGTCGGCCTGCAGGCCCGCGTCGCGCCGGAGGTCTTCCATCTGCGCAAGCTTCTGGACGATGGCTATGTGGGCCGCGTGCTCTCCTCCAGCCTCTCCGGCTGGGGCGGCAACTGGGGCCAGACGACGAGCAACGTCGCCCGTCTCGGCTACCTGCTCGATGCCGCCAACGGCGCCACCATGCTGACCATCCCGCTCGGCCACACGCTGGCTGCGCTGCGCGACGTGCTCGGCGACGTCACTGAGGTCTCCGCGCTCCTCGACACCCGCGTGTCCGAGGTCCGTTCCGAGGACGACGGCAGCATGCTGGCCATGACCGCGCCGGACCAGATCCTCGTCACCGCGCGGATGGAAAGCGGCACGCCGCTGGCGATCCATTACCAGGGCGGCATGCCGAACGGCACCGAGGGCTTCGTCTGGGATATCCACGGCACGGAAGGCGACATCCGCATCACGGCGCCCTTCGGCCACGGCCAGATGGCAAAGCTTTCGCTCGCCGGAGCCAAGACCGGGGCCGGGGCGCTCTCACCGATCGAGGTGCCGGACGCCTGCGCCGAAGGCCTCACGGCCGATCCCGTGCCGGGCAACGTCGCCCGCAACTACGCCCGGATGGCCCGGGACATCCGCACCGGCAGCCACAGCGCCTCGACCTTCGAGGACGGCGTCGGCATCCAGCGGCTGATCGATGCCATCGAAGAATCCTCCCGGTCGGGCGCGCGCGTCACGCTAACGCCGTCGAACCGGGCCCTTCCGCTGCCCGAATGA
- a CDS encoding (R)-mandelonitrile lyase → MKIVRSGSNPSNPGPDDYFSGTARIDPLFAAEEPGRTSCALVTFEPGARTAWHTHPAGQTLIVTFGRGRVQREGGPVEEIRQGDVVWFPAEEKHWHGAAPETAMSHIAIQESIDGSPVTWMEKVSDEDYNG, encoded by the coding sequence ATGAAAATTGTCAGATCAGGAAGCAACCCTTCCAACCCCGGCCCGGACGATTATTTCTCCGGGACGGCGCGGATCGATCCGCTGTTCGCCGCTGAGGAGCCCGGCCGCACGAGCTGCGCGCTGGTGACCTTCGAGCCCGGCGCCCGCACCGCATGGCACACCCATCCGGCGGGCCAGACGCTGATCGTCACCTTCGGGCGCGGCCGCGTCCAGCGTGAGGGCGGCCCGGTGGAGGAAATCCGCCAGGGCGACGTCGTCTGGTTCCCGGCCGAGGAAAAGCACTGGCACGGCGCGGCCCCGGAGACCGCGATGAGCCACATCGCCATCCAGGAAAGCATCGACGGCAGCCCCGTCACCTGGATGGAAAAGGTCAGCGACGAAGACTACAACGGCTGA
- a CDS encoding (R)-mandelonitrile lyase: MTRILAAALGLSLIAPAALVAPPVMAQSMEVTRAGDREGFVGPADKFSGTAYIEPVFPNTDPFVVNAGKVTFLPGARSAWHTHPAGQMLVVTSGTGWVQERGQERQVMQAGDVVWCPPGVEHWHGATDKTAVSHIAVQQFKDGKNVVWGDLVTDAEYAE; encoded by the coding sequence ATGACCCGCATCCTTGCAGCAGCCCTCGGGCTCAGCCTGATCGCACCCGCCGCCCTCGTCGCCCCGCCGGTGATGGCCCAGTCCATGGAAGTCACCCGCGCCGGCGACCGCGAAGGCTTCGTCGGCCCCGCCGACAAGTTCTCCGGCACGGCCTATATCGAGCCGGTGTTCCCCAACACCGACCCGTTCGTCGTCAATGCCGGCAAGGTGACCTTCCTGCCGGGCGCCCGCTCGGCCTGGCACACCCATCCGGCCGGTCAGATGCTGGTCGTCACCTCCGGCACCGGCTGGGTCCAGGAGCGCGGCCAGGAACGCCAGGTCATGCAGGCCGGCGACGTCGTCTGGTGCCCGCCCGGCGTCGAGCACTGGCACGGCGCCACCGACAAGACCGCCGTTTCCCATATTGCCGTCCAGCAGTTCAAGGACGGCAAGAACGTCGTCTGGGGCGATCTCGTCACCGACGCCGAATACGCCGAGTAG
- a CDS encoding class I SAM-dependent DNA methyltransferase, with protein MEPNNPLLKRAYELSGDPEEIRRLYADWADDYDRDTLEGMGYVAPAIAAEVLSKSLSGSDRVLDAGCGTGLVGQELAKRTDADLHGIDLSADMLEAAAKKDVYSTLNEADLTRPLEIADNSFDGVISVGVFTSGHVRPDALAELARVAKPGAPVVVTVHENVWDKDAYAKQIEAMKAAEHIRACAITDAPYHDKENYSCKLCVMEAA; from the coding sequence ATGGAGCCGAACAATCCGCTCTTGAAGCGCGCCTATGAACTCTCCGGCGATCCGGAGGAGATCCGGCGCCTTTATGCCGACTGGGCCGACGATTACGATCGCGACACCCTGGAGGGCATGGGCTATGTGGCGCCGGCGATCGCCGCCGAGGTGCTGTCGAAGTCCCTTTCGGGCAGCGACCGGGTGCTCGATGCGGGCTGCGGCACCGGCCTCGTCGGCCAGGAGCTTGCCAAGCGCACCGACGCCGACCTGCACGGCATCGACCTCAGCGCCGACATGCTGGAAGCGGCCGCAAAAAAGGACGTCTACAGCACCCTCAACGAGGCCGACCTGACGCGCCCGCTGGAGATCGCCGACAACAGCTTCGACGGCGTCATCAGCGTCGGCGTCTTCACCAGCGGCCATGTGCGCCCGGACGCCCTCGCCGAACTGGCGCGGGTCGCCAAGCCCGGCGCCCCGGTTGTCGTCACGGTGCACGAAAATGTCTGGGACAAGGACGCCTACGCAAAACAGATCGAGGCCATGAAGGCGGCAGAGCACATCCGCGCCTGCGCCATCACCGACGCGCCCTATCACGACAAGGAGAACTACTCCTGCAAGCTCTGCGTCATGGAAGCGGCCTGA
- a CDS encoding cyclophilin-like fold protein yields the protein MTKITVIVGDDTLTATLDDTAAGRDFAKLLPLDLTLRDFHGNEKIADLPRALDTTGAPASYAGKTGDITFYAPWGNIAIFYKPFQAASGLVRLGSFDGPIDALVKNKPFQARFELAD from the coding sequence ATGACGAAGATCACCGTCATCGTTGGCGATGACACGCTCACCGCGACCCTCGACGACACCGCCGCGGGGCGCGATTTTGCGAAGCTCCTGCCCCTCGACCTCACCCTGAGGGATTTTCACGGCAACGAGAAGATCGCCGACCTGCCGCGGGCTCTCGACACCACCGGCGCGCCCGCAAGCTATGCCGGCAAGACCGGCGACATCACGTTCTATGCCCCCTGGGGCAACATCGCGATCTTCTACAAGCCCTTCCAGGCGGCGAGCGGCCTTGTTCGGCTCGGAAGCTTCGACGGGCCGATCGACGCGCTCGTCAAGAACAAGCCGTTCCAGGCCCGTTTCGAGCTCGCCGACTGA
- a CDS encoding dihydrofolate reductase family protein, which translates to MPRPEIICHMVTSLDGRLLPDRWPVCQESLSSLYDSVADRFGADGWIVGRKTMEHYLATGPCSTVPEAQPRADVVADAAGRDIGICFDRQGRLRPETGEVDGDHLVLVLSERVSKEHADDLAARGVSVFFAGPDGDDIAGVLPRIAEAFGARRLLLEGGGQLNGAFLAADLIDETSTLILPVIDGKSDVPAIYDNHDDARALHLDLISVKDLDDGTVWLRHSVKRA; encoded by the coding sequence ATGCCGAGACCGGAAATCATCTGCCACATGGTCACGTCGCTGGACGGACGGCTGCTGCCGGACCGCTGGCCGGTCTGCCAGGAGAGCCTTTCGAGCCTCTACGACAGCGTCGCCGACCGGTTCGGCGCCGACGGCTGGATCGTCGGCCGCAAGACCATGGAGCACTACCTTGCCACCGGACCGTGTTCCACGGTGCCCGAGGCGCAGCCGCGCGCCGACGTCGTCGCCGACGCTGCGGGCCGCGATATCGGCATCTGCTTCGACCGCCAGGGGCGCCTGCGCCCCGAAACCGGCGAGGTCGACGGTGACCACCTGGTCCTGGTGCTGTCGGAACGGGTCTCCAAAGAGCACGCGGACGATCTTGCCGCGCGCGGCGTCTCGGTGTTTTTCGCCGGACCCGACGGCGACGACATCGCCGGCGTCCTGCCGCGGATCGCGGAGGCCTTCGGCGCCCGGCGCCTGCTCCTGGAAGGCGGCGGACAGCTCAACGGCGCCTTCCTTGCGGCGGACCTCATCGACGAGACCAGCACGCTGATCCTGCCGGTGATCGACGGCAAGAGCGACGTCCCGGCGATCTACGACAACCACGACGACGCCAGGGCGCTGCACCTCGATCTCATTTCGGTGAAAGACCTCGACGACGGCACCGTCTGGCTGCGCCACAGCGTCAAGCGCGCCTGA
- a CDS encoding SDR family oxidoreductase produces MTDNITGKVIVITGASSGMGEATARDLAAKGAKVALGARRADRLDALVKEIKDAGGEAVAVATDVTKLDQVQKLVDTARETFGRVDVIFNNAGLMPLSPLESLKIDEWDQMIDVNMKGTLYGIAAVLPIFKEQKSGQVINVSSVYGHKTVATGAVYCATKHAVRSLSEGLRQEVKPYNVRVTVISPGAVDTELTQHISEQELGDTVRDLVKKIAVPATTMADMVAFAISQPENVDVSEILFRPTVQPE; encoded by the coding sequence ATGACAGACAACATCACCGGAAAAGTCATCGTCATCACCGGCGCGTCCAGCGGCATGGGCGAGGCGACCGCCCGTGACCTCGCCGCCAAGGGCGCAAAGGTTGCGCTCGGCGCCCGCCGCGCCGACCGGCTCGATGCGCTCGTCAAAGAGATCAAGGACGCCGGCGGCGAGGCCGTTGCCGTCGCCACCGACGTCACCAAGCTGGACCAGGTGCAGAAGCTGGTCGACACCGCCAGGGAGACCTTCGGCCGGGTCGACGTCATCTTCAACAATGCCGGCCTAATGCCGCTGTCGCCTCTGGAGAGCCTGAAGATCGACGAGTGGGACCAGATGATCGACGTCAACATGAAGGGCACGCTCTACGGCATCGCCGCCGTGCTGCCGATCTTCAAGGAGCAGAAGTCCGGCCAGGTCATCAACGTCTCGTCGGTCTATGGCCACAAGACAGTGGCGACCGGCGCGGTCTATTGCGCGACCAAGCATGCGGTGCGCTCGCTGTCCGAAGGCCTGCGCCAGGAAGTGAAGCCCTACAATGTGCGCGTGACGGTGATCTCGCCGGGCGCGGTCGACACCGAACTGACCCAGCACATCTCCGAGCAGGAGCTCGGCGACACCGTGCGCGACCTCGTCAAGAAGATCGCCGTGCCGGCAACGACCATGGCCGACATGGTCGCCTTCGCCATCTCCCAGCCGGAGAATGTGGACGTCAGCGAGATCCTGTTCCGCCCGACCGTCCAGCCCGAATAG
- a CDS encoding SDR family NAD(P)-dependent oxidoreductase: protein MADTPWNSVWITGASSGIGLELARLMADEAPHVAISARSADALEAAAASHAALAAYPLDVTDADAVKATAERITAEAGPIDLAVLGAGTWKLMDAEDFDLAAVRTGMEVNYMGVANAVAALLPGMLSRGSGHIVIVASVAGYRGLPKAVAYGPTKAALINLAETLKAELAPHGIKVSVVNPGFVDTPMTRDNPFPMPGIIPARDAARALLSGLEKGRYEIVFPTGFVMGMKVLRLLPNALFFWIVRKFILTKAK from the coding sequence ATGGCAGACACCCCCTGGAACTCCGTCTGGATCACCGGCGCCAGCTCCGGCATCGGCCTGGAACTGGCGCGGCTGATGGCGGACGAGGCGCCGCATGTGGCGATCTCGGCCCGCTCGGCCGACGCGCTGGAAGCGGCCGCTGCAAGCCATGCCGCGCTCGCCGCCTATCCGCTCGACGTCACCGACGCCGACGCGGTGAAGGCCACCGCCGAGCGGATCACGGCCGAGGCCGGCCCCATAGACCTTGCCGTCCTCGGCGCCGGCACCTGGAAGCTGATGGATGCGGAGGACTTCGATCTCGCCGCCGTGCGTACCGGCATGGAGGTCAACTATATGGGCGTTGCCAATGCGGTGGCCGCGCTGCTGCCGGGCATGCTTTCGCGCGGCAGCGGGCATATCGTCATCGTTGCCTCCGTCGCCGGCTATCGCGGCCTGCCGAAGGCGGTCGCCTACGGACCCACGAAGGCGGCGCTGATCAACCTTGCCGAGACGCTGAAGGCGGAACTCGCCCCGCACGGCATCAAGGTCTCGGTCGTCAATCCGGGCTTCGTCGACACCCCGATGACCAGGGACAATCCGTTCCCCATGCCCGGCATCATTCCGGCCAGGGACGCGGCACGCGCGCTGCTCTCAGGCCTTGAAAAGGGCCGCTACGAGATCGTCTTTCCGACCGGCTTCGTCATGGGCATGAAGGTTTTGCGGCTGCTGCCGAACGCGCTTTTTTTCTGGATCGTGCGGAAATTCATCCTGACGAAGGCCAAATAG
- a CDS encoding NADPH-dependent F420 reductase, whose translation MPPRTSAQVRQMKIGILGSGLMGAKLGRLWAACGHDVTFAYSRSPAKLERLARDCDAAHGTVAEAVADADALLLAVHWSRIDDVLHQAGDLAGTVVLNCCVPLDDSNTDIVVGMTTSGAEQLARKRPKARWVSCFNTSPSESFAGVFARKAEEPRPHLLVYGDDAGAKKIAGELVLDIGFEPLEAGGLRTARFVEPFAMVTAELAYGQPGGPALTYRFDKLRT comes from the coding sequence ATACCCCCACGGACATCGGCACAGGTAAGACAGATGAAGATCGGCATTCTCGGATCGGGCCTGATGGGCGCCAAGCTGGGCCGGCTCTGGGCCGCCTGCGGCCACGATGTGACCTTTGCCTATTCCCGCAGCCCGGCAAAGCTGGAGCGGCTGGCGCGCGACTGCGACGCTGCCCACGGCACCGTTGCCGAGGCCGTCGCGGACGCCGACGCGCTGCTTCTCGCCGTCCACTGGTCGCGCATCGACGACGTGCTGCACCAGGCCGGCGACCTTGCCGGAACGGTCGTCCTCAATTGCTGCGTCCCGCTCGACGACAGCAACACCGACATCGTCGTCGGCATGACCACCTCCGGCGCCGAGCAACTGGCCCGCAAGCGCCCGAAGGCGCGCTGGGTTTCGTGCTTCAACACCAGCCCGTCGGAGAGCTTTGCCGGCGTCTTTGCCCGCAAGGCCGAGGAGCCGCGGCCGCACCTGCTGGTCTATGGCGACGATGCCGGTGCCAAGAAGATCGCCGGCGAACTCGTCCTCGACATCGGCTTCGAACCACTGGAGGCCGGCGGCCTCCGCACGGCCCGCTTCGTCGAACCCTTCGCCATGGTGACGGCCGAACTCGCCTATGGTCAGCCGGGCGGTCCGGCCCTGACCTATCGTTTTGACAAGCTGCGCACATAG
- a CDS encoding cytochrome P460 family protein, with amino-acid sequence MTARKALIVLGGVVFAMPVLAQMHNDEVALPDGYRDAVHYTTFVRGGITEEIYTSQEAVDAARAGAPFPDGTVITMDDFRGGKLTRILVMEKRAEWADRSASGSWMYREFAPDGTPNAAEDGKRCESCHASEAANDYVFTRDRMMD; translated from the coding sequence ATGACTGCCAGAAAAGCCCTCATCGTCCTTGGCGGCGTCGTCTTTGCCATGCCGGTTCTTGCCCAGATGCACAATGACGAGGTCGCGCTGCCGGACGGCTACCGTGACGCCGTCCACTACACGACCTTCGTGCGCGGCGGCATCACCGAGGAGATCTACACCTCCCAGGAGGCCGTTGACGCGGCGCGGGCCGGAGCGCCGTTTCCGGACGGCACGGTGATCACCATGGACGATTTCCGCGGCGGCAAGCTGACCCGCATCCTCGTCATGGAGAAGCGGGCCGAATGGGCCGACCGGTCGGCGTCAGGCAGTTGGATGTACCGGGAGTTCGCGCCCGACGGGACGCCGAATGCCGCTGAGGACGGCAAGCGCTGCGAATCGTGCCATGCCTCGGAGGCGGCCAACGATTACGTCTTCACCCGCGACCGGATGATGGACTGA
- a CDS encoding MFS transporter — protein sequence MNSSGNDRPSNGPLVVVALATLLALVVFTAPLTTLEAMTATFGMSSGLQAWVMSGTPLGAAAGLLTAGALGDTLGRRRTFIGGIWLTAVASVVAALAPEAVFLIAARIAQGLGTAGVMACGLGLLGQVYSGEARRHAAGVWAASIGAGVAVGPILASLTMNFAGWQAIHWLLAAICAALAVRAVSMLPESPRADERVDIAGSVLLVTGLGALLAALIEVRFGLTVPVIGLIAAGGILIGLFLRVERRVANPILRLDLFRRADFTGATIAAFASGAGVLALMSMVPTLLERGYGVAPLIAAFVLLAWSAVTIFSALGARYLPDTLSARTLAVVSILGCAAGQLLLILADRGSGWWVVLPGLFVAGVSNGILNASLGHAAVETVPEERSAMGSAANNTARYLGSAIGIALISILIAGTHGKGLFVGWHESVIATSALGVLGALAMVRLSGAEADARAS from the coding sequence ATGAATTCTTCCGGCAACGACCGACCCTCGAACGGGCCTCTGGTGGTGGTGGCGCTGGCCACGCTCTTGGCGCTCGTCGTCTTTACCGCCCCGCTGACGACGCTGGAGGCGATGACGGCGACCTTCGGCATGTCGTCCGGACTGCAGGCCTGGGTGATGAGCGGCACGCCGCTCGGCGCCGCGGCGGGGCTGCTCACCGCCGGCGCCCTCGGCGACACGCTCGGCCGCAGGCGCACCTTCATAGGCGGCATCTGGCTGACGGCCGTCGCCTCGGTGGTCGCGGCCCTTGCGCCGGAAGCGGTGTTCCTCATCGCCGCACGGATCGCCCAGGGTCTCGGCACGGCCGGCGTGATGGCCTGCGGCCTCGGCCTCCTCGGCCAGGTCTATAGCGGCGAAGCGCGGCGGCATGCAGCCGGCGTCTGGGCCGCTTCGATTGGCGCCGGCGTTGCCGTCGGTCCGATCCTTGCCTCCCTGACGATGAATTTTGCCGGCTGGCAGGCCATCCACTGGCTGCTCGCCGCGATCTGCGCTGCGCTCGCCGTCCGGGCCGTGTCGATGTTGCCGGAAAGCCCGCGGGCGGACGAGCGCGTCGACATCGCCGGCAGCGTCCTTCTGGTGACCGGCCTCGGCGCCCTTTTGGCGGCGCTGATCGAGGTGCGTTTCGGCCTCACCGTTCCGGTCATCGGCCTCATTGCCGCCGGAGGCATTCTCATCGGGCTCTTCCTCAGGGTGGAGCGCCGCGTCGCCAATCCGATCCTGCGGCTCGACCTCTTCCGGCGGGCCGACTTCACCGGCGCGACCATTGCCGCCTTTGCCTCCGGCGCCGGCGTGCTGGCGCTGATGTCGATGGTGCCGACCCTTCTGGAGCGCGGCTACGGGGTCGCCCCGCTCATTGCCGCTTTCGTGCTTCTGGCGTGGTCCGCCGTGACGATCTTTTCCGCGCTCGGCGCGCGCTATCTGCCCGACACGCTGTCGGCCCGCACGCTTGCCGTCGTCAGCATTCTCGGCTGTGCGGCGGGCCAGCTCCTGCTCATCCTCGCCGATCGTGGATCGGGCTGGTGGGTGGTGCTGCCGGGGCTCTTCGTTGCCGGCGTCTCCAACGGCATCCTCAACGCCTCGCTCGGCCATGCCGCCGTCGAGACCGTGCCGGAAGAGCGATCCGCCATGGGCTCGGCCGCCAACAACACGGCGCGCTATCTCGGATCGGCGATCGGCATTGCGCTGATTTCCATCCTGATCGCCGGGACGCACGGCAAGGGCCTCTTTGTCGGCTGGCACGAATCCGTCATCGCCACCTCGGCCCTCGGTGTTCTCGGCGCGCTGGCGATGGTCCGGCTCTCCGGCGCCGAGGCCGACGCCCGGGCGTCCTGA
- a CDS encoding ChrR family anti-sigma-E factor, translating into MTTHHLESETILRLAGGSLDPVLALVARTHIGCCPDCDSALAAIEDAGGVFLDEIAPEPVSATLRERTLAALDAAPKATDAPTHRPIALQEGSVPAPLDAMIGDDLSAVRWKPIAPGVAKHDLPTPKGSRGRLFLLKIAPGKRVPEHGHGGTELTMVLSGSYSDHLGCYGPGDVADLDADLEHQPHVDPGAPCISVVASETPARFKGLIGRLLQPVLGI; encoded by the coding sequence ATGACGACTCATCATCTGGAATCCGAAACGATCCTGAGGCTCGCCGGAGGCAGTCTCGACCCGGTGCTGGCCCTCGTCGCCCGCACCCATATCGGCTGCTGCCCGGACTGCGACAGCGCGCTCGCCGCGATCGAAGACGCCGGCGGCGTGTTCCTCGACGAGATCGCGCCGGAACCCGTTTCCGCCACCTTGCGCGAGCGCACGCTGGCGGCCCTGGACGCGGCCCCGAAAGCGACCGACGCGCCGACGCACCGGCCGATCGCATTGCAGGAGGGCTCGGTGCCGGCACCGCTCGACGCGATGATCGGCGACGACCTTTCTGCCGTGCGCTGGAAACCGATTGCCCCCGGCGTTGCCAAGCACGACCTGCCGACGCCGAAGGGCAGCCGCGGGCGGCTGTTTCTCCTGAAGATCGCCCCCGGAAAGCGGGTGCCGGAACACGGCCACGGCGGCACCGAACTGACCATGGTGCTGTCCGGCTCCTACAGCGACCATCTCGGCTGCTACGGCCCCGGCGACGTTGCCGACCTCGACGCCGATCTCGAGCACCAGCCCCATGTCGACCCCGGCGCGCCCTGCATCAGCGTCGTCGCCTCCGAGACACCGGCCCGCTTCAAGGGCCTGATCGGCCGCCTCCTGCAGCCGGTCCTTGGCATCTGA